In the Hordeum vulgare subsp. vulgare chromosome 7H, MorexV3_pseudomolecules_assembly, whole genome shotgun sequence genome, one interval contains:
- the LOC123412830 gene encoding protein DMP3-like has protein sequence MASSSPSTMIQMPPTPQTNGSQPTAPTTPKDAGDFPTMGHGAAAGRAPTATDKVMSSAANLAQLLPTGTVLAYQALSPSFTNHGKCLSSNQWLTAALVVVLTISCILFSFTDSVLGRDKKLYYGIATPRGFNVFNFSDEEEKLQWTPDEFRRLRIRPLDFMRAVFTALVFLTVAFSDVGLQNCFFPNAGRNTEELLKNLPLGIAFLSSFVFMIFPTKRKGIGYTDTTPPRKLT, from the coding sequence ATGGCATCATCTTCTCCTTCAACCATGATCCAGATGCCTCCAACTCCACAAACCAACGGCAGCCAGCCGACGGCTCCGACCACGCCAAAGGACGCCGGCGACTTCCCGACCATGGGGCACGGAGCAGCTGCTGGACGAGCACCCACGGCGACGGACAAGGTCATGTCGAGCGCCGCGAACCTCGCGCAGCTCCTGCCGACGGGCACGGTGCTGGCTTACCAGGCGCTATCCCCATCCTTCACCAACCACGGCAAGTGCTTGTCCTCCAACCAGTGGCTCACCGCGGCGCTGGTCGTCGTCCTCACCATCTCGTGCATCCTCTTCTCCTTCACCGACAGCGTACTCGGCCGCGACAAAAAGCTCTACTATGGCATCGCCACGCCGCGCGGTTTCAACGTCTTCAACTTCTCGGACGAAGAGGAGAAGCTGCAGTGGACTcccgatgagttccggaggctccGCATCCGGCCGCTGGATTTCATGCGCGCCGTCTTCACGGCCCTGGTGTTCCTCACCGTGGCGTTCAGCGATGTGGGCCTGCAGAACTGCTTCTTCCCCAACGCCGGCAGGAACACCGAGGAGCTGCTCAAGAACCTGCCACTGGGCATCGCGTTTCTATCCAGTTTTGTGTTCATGATCTTCCCCACAAAAAGGAAGGGCATCGGCTACACTGACACCACTCCTCCCAGAAAGCTCACTTGA